Below is a genomic region from bacterium.
AACTTGTCGGCGCGGGGATGATCGAGACTGACATTCAAAGTTCGGCGCAGACGCGCCACCAGATCGGCCTTCCTGACAACGAAGTTCTTCACTCGGCCCCTGGCGTACTGTTCGCTCAGCCGGATAATGCTCTTAACCAGCGATTTCAGGCCATCGAAGTATTTCCGGCGCTTGCGATCATCGGCGAAATAGACCAGCCACTTCTTGATCAGTCTCAAGAGGTGAACAAGACAGCGTTGTTTTCGGCACCTGATGCGGTTATAGGCCCCAAGGAAGTCGCTGATCAGTGTTCCTGCATAACGTTTTCCCATAATAGCAGTCACGACTTTGCTACCCCGGCTACGGTCTATGTGATAGAGCGCATACCCCTTGGCAATGAAGCACCATAGCCAATGATTTATTCCCTCGTTTCGCCAGCCGGTTTCATCCGCGTGAACATAGCGTTGAGCCGGGAGGCTTTTCAGCATGTTGTTGTAGATGGGATCCCCGCGACAGCAGGCTTGCCGGTCAAACCCGGGCACCGCGCCGGGCGTGAAAGACATATGAAACAGATCGCGGAACAGCATTTGTATCTTCCGATAAGGCAGTTTCAACTGGTAGTGCAGGAAACTGGCCAGGCTTTTGGCCACAGGACCAATGTAACTGCCGGGCAATTCCCCTTCGCCTATGCCATGAACCACTTCATGGCAGTCAGGACACCAGTAGAAGTGATGCCGGAAGCGGGTGACTTTGACTTGCGGCAGAACAATATCCTCCTGGTAATGGTCTTCATGTCGCTTGCACTCGCTGAGGCTGTGGCACCCGCATTCCGGACACTGGGAAAGCTTTACGTCTACGTGCTCGTCGAAATGATCCGGTACAGGGCGGGTCTTGCCGGGATGCCCCTCTGGTGCGCCGCGTTTCCTGGGCAGATGGGGTGTTTTATCATCGTCCTCTGGTTTCGGTGTGTTCTTCTTGAAGAACTTCTGCCGTAATTCCTCGATCTGGAGCTTTAAAAGCCTGTTTTCTTCCCGTAATTGGGTGTTTTCTTCCTTGAGTTGTTCCAGCTCACTCATGATTTCTTATCCAAGTTGGCGTGATGATAGCGCAATATCCTGAAGTTGACCTCGGCCAGCCGATAGACTGTTTGTATTATCCGTCTATAGTTGGCCACCCACTTCCGGGCGTGCGGCAGTTTGCTTTCGGTCAACAGGATCGTCTGTGTGCGGTTCCCATAGCGGTGCGAAAGGTACTGATAGGGGCCATGGAGTACGGGCTTGTCTTCATCGTGACAACGACAACCAGGATTACCGCACCGGTTCATATGTTGCCGTAGCGATCCCCGTAACACCGGCGGACTGTTCCCAAGCTGCTTCAGCAGGCGCTCCCGTTCTCTCAGCAATGCCTGATAACTGGGTCTCTCATTCATACCTAAGCCTTATATCATGCTTAGGTATAATAGCAATAAAAAAAAGAGCGATTCTTTTCGCCCACAAACCACGCCCAGCTCTCGCTTCAGGACGCTAAACTATTACGTTTATTATGCCGTTTCCAACAAAAGTTCAACTGATCAAGCGTCAAAACAGCGAACAGTGGTACATCAATTTTCCATCGGCAGTGGCTCAGTCGATGGATTTCACAAAAGGAGAGGTGGTCCAGTGGTCGATCCATGACCGAACCACTCTGGTTCTTCAGCGGCCTGATGCCCCGCCATCACCTCTAAAAAAAACGAGACGTTAGCCGGTTACGTGTTGGCGCTCATCGCCAAACAGGCCGAAATGGGCGCCGACGAAGGACAACAAGGTGAATTGGCTCAACATATGTTAGCGCATTTGATCTGCAACCAACGCCGCACTGTAACTGGTTTGCTCACCGCCCTGGGCAGACAGCAACAAGACTGGAGCAAAGCATATCGGTTGTATCGTCAGCATGTGGATGACAAGGCGGTGTTCAGCCCGATTCTCGATGGTGTTTTGCAGTTACTACCACCCGATAGACCTCTTGTGATTGCTCTGGACGATTCCTATATCAAGAAGTCTGGTAAGCATATAGCCGGTGCTGGATGGTATAGAGATCCGCTAGGCCCTCAGTTTCATACGAACCTCATGTATGCCCAACGATTCATACAGTTATCAGCAGCGGTACCAGATCCAGCCAACCCGAAACGTTCCCGGATGATCCCTATTGCCATCAAGCTGATCCCGAAGTTACCGAAGCCAGCAAAAGATGCACCTAAAGAGGATTGGATCCAATATGAGCAACTCAGAACAATGAACAGTCCCGGCGTTCACGCAGCTCGATTGCTTCAACAGGTACGTGACCATCTCGATGCGTATACAGACCAGCAAGGCAGGGATATCTGGGTTTGCGGAGACGGAGACTACTCCAACTCAACTTTGTTACCAAAACTACCTGCTCGCACTGTTTATATTGGCAGAACCAGGGCAGATATCTGCCTGCGGCGTCCAACCAAACGCCTGGAAAATCCGCCTGTTGGACGTCCACGCTCCTATGGCGATCAACTTCCTACACCGGAACAATTACGAAAAAACAAAACAATTCCCTGGCTGTCTGCTGAAATCTGCAATGGCCCAAAAACAACAACAGTCCGCTATAAACACATTTCACGCGCCAAATGGCACATCGCCGGCGAAAAGGCCGTTGTTCAAGTCGTTGTCATAGCGCCAATGCACCATAGAAAACGAAAAAACGGAGCTTGGTCCTACACTCAACCAGCATATCTTGTCTGCACAGACACCCATATCCCCATAATAAGATTGATCCAAGCATATTTCTGGCGATGGGGCATCGAGGTGAACTTCAAGGAAGAAAAGCAACTCTTTGGTGTCGGCCAGACTCAGGTCAGAACTACCACAAGTGTTTCTACTGCACCATCTATATGTATTGCCACATATGCCGCATTGCTTCTGGCAGGCATACAAGCGTACGGGTTCCACTCCAGACCGCCATCAGTCA
It encodes:
- a CDS encoding IS66 family transposase is translated as MSELEQLKEENTQLREENRLLKLQIEELRQKFFKKNTPKPEDDDKTPHLPRKRGAPEGHPGKTRPVPDHFDEHVDVKLSQCPECGCHSLSECKRHEDHYQEDIVLPQVKVTRFRHHFYWCPDCHEVVHGIGEGELPGSYIGPVAKSLASFLHYQLKLPYRKIQMLFRDLFHMSFTPGAVPGFDRQACCRGDPIYNNMLKSLPAQRYVHADETGWRNEGINHWLWCFIAKGYALYHIDRSRGSKVVTAIMGKRYAGTLISDFLGAYNRIRCRKQRCLVHLLRLIKKWLVYFADDRKRRKYFDGLKSLVKSIIRLSEQYARGRVKNFVVRKADLVARLRRTLNVSLDHPRADKFIRKLAGKRNQLVACLDSRDVCAHNNIAERLLRDNVIMRKITFGNRSLTGSGQHNHEVLMSLIQTARIQNLNPLEFLRLLLTQPASASAALRPALASGR
- a CDS encoding transposase, whose protein sequence is MGADEGQQGELAQHMLAHLICNQRRTVTGLLTALGRQQQDWSKAYRLYRQHVDDKAVFSPILDGVLQLLPPDRPLVIALDDSYIKKSGKHIAGAGWYRDPLGPQFHTNLMYAQRFIQLSAAVPDPANPKRSRMIPIAIKLIPKLPKPAKDAPKEDWIQYEQLRTMNSPGVHAARLLQQVRDHLDAYTDQQGRDIWVCGDGDYSNSTLLPKLPARTVYIGRTRADICLRRPTKRLENPPVGRPRSYGDQLPTPEQLRKNKTIPWLSAEICNGPKTTTVRYKHISRAKWHIAGEKAVVQVVVIAPMHHRKRKNGAWSYTQPAYLVCTDTHIPIIRLIQAYFWRWGIEVNFKEEKQLFGVGQTQVRTTTSVSTAPSICIATYAALLLAGIQAYGFHSRPPSVTPPKWYMRKNSQRPTCSDLIKQLQQDLLLGAADNFSPLVFNAHPKISPEKLGQPNSKIIAA